Proteins co-encoded in one Actinobacillus succinogenes 130Z genomic window:
- the folE gene encoding GTP cyclohydrolase I FolE, with protein sequence MTISAEAKKVRNALIEKGIETPMVEFQQNKNERRTAIQQKMREVMELIGLDLRDDSLEETPVRLAKMYVDEIFSGLDYANFPKITNIENRMKVSEMVLVNDVTLTSTCEHHFVTIDGLVSVAYYPKKWVIGLSKINRVVQFFAQRPQVQERLTEQVLLAFQTILETDDVAVYMKATHFCVKCRGIKDSNSYTVTSAFGGVFLEDRETRKEFLSLVNK encoded by the coding sequence ATGACAATTTCAGCAGAAGCAAAAAAAGTCCGGAACGCCTTAATCGAAAAAGGTATAGAAACCCCAATGGTGGAATTTCAACAGAATAAAAACGAACGTCGCACGGCAATCCAGCAAAAAATGCGCGAAGTCATGGAACTGATTGGCTTGGATTTGCGGGATGACAGTCTGGAAGAAACGCCCGTGCGTTTAGCCAAAATGTATGTAGATGAAATTTTCAGCGGTTTGGATTATGCCAATTTTCCTAAAATCACCAATATCGAAAACCGCATGAAAGTCAGTGAAATGGTGTTAGTGAACGATGTGACTTTAACCAGCACCTGTGAGCACCATTTTGTGACAATCGACGGCTTGGTTTCCGTGGCTTATTATCCGAAAAAATGGGTAATCGGGTTATCGAAAATCAACCGCGTAGTGCAATTTTTCGCTCAACGTCCGCAAGTGCAGGAACGTCTGACAGAACAAGTATTATTGGCATTTCAAACTATATTGGAAACCGATGATGTGGCGGTTTACATGAAAGCCACCCATTTTTGTGTCAAATGTCGCGGCATTAAAGACAGTAATAGTTACACTGTCACATCCGCTTTCGGTGGTGTTTTTCTGGAGGACAGAGAAACCCGAAAAGAATTTCTTTCTTTGGTGAATAAATAG
- a CDS encoding YbaK/prolyl-tRNA synthetase associated domain-containing protein has product MSEKTFEKLTALLDRQHARYRVVEHSSAGKSKEVAKLRGTELGQGAKALVCKIKGNGVKQAVLAVLPADKQAELTKIAEYLGGAKASLASPKEVSELTDCVFGAIPPFSFHPDLRLIADPSLLERYDELAFNAGTLERSLILNTQDYARITAPEWVRFAKPDE; this is encoded by the coding sequence ATGTCGGAAAAAACATTCGAAAAACTGACCGCACTTTTAGACCGACAACACGCCCGTTATCGGGTGGTGGAACATTCCAGCGCCGGTAAATCGAAAGAGGTGGCGAAACTCCGCGGCACGGAACTCGGGCAAGGTGCCAAAGCCCTTGTGTGTAAAATCAAAGGCAACGGCGTCAAACAGGCGGTGCTCGCCGTTCTGCCCGCCGATAAACAGGCGGAGTTAACTAAAATCGCCGAATACTTAGGCGGCGCCAAAGCCTCGCTGGCCAGCCCGAAAGAAGTGAGTGAGCTGACCGACTGCGTATTCGGCGCCATCCCGCCCTTCAGTTTCCATCCGGATCTCAGACTCATTGCTGACCCGAGCCTGCTCGAACGCTACGACGAACTGGCGTTTAATGCGGGTACATTAGAACGCTCGTTGATTTTGAATACGCAGGATTATGCAAGGATTACCGCGCCGGAATGGGTTCGATTCGCAAAACCGGATGAATAA
- a CDS encoding threonine synthase, translating to MKFICNQCHQTAPVSTRQAKCQCGGLWTLDYHPPKFDLNDIDRHEWSLFRYRKFIALQDESWRGISLGEGMTPIVRFDDNVLLKMDYFMPTLSFKDRGAAVLISHCKAIGVDSVVQDSSGNAGNSVAAYCAKAGIQCEIFVPEGTSPKKINMIEAHGAKANVIAGSRDHCADVCRAKVENEGIYYANHVYNPFFYEGTKTYIYETFEQLGRIPKHIVVPVGNGTLFIGVIKGLEHLLASGAINEMPTIIALQSEHCDPLLQAVEKGQKFAENVEVKPTIAEGIAIGQPMRAAEILTYAEKYPVRFVHAPEDKILAARDILAKKGVYCEHTTAANYAAYLRYCELYGTAEDCLITMCGAGLKSDH from the coding sequence ATGAAATTTATCTGCAACCAATGCCATCAAACCGCACCGGTTTCCACCCGCCAGGCCAAATGCCAATGCGGCGGCTTGTGGACGCTGGATTATCACCCGCCGAAATTCGATCTTAACGACATCGACCGCCATGAATGGAGCCTGTTCCGTTATCGTAAATTTATTGCCTTGCAAGACGAATCTTGGCGTGGCATTTCCCTTGGCGAAGGGATGACCCCGATTGTGCGGTTTGATGATAACGTCTTGTTAAAAATGGATTATTTTATGCCGACCCTTTCTTTTAAAGATCGCGGCGCGGCGGTGCTGATCAGCCATTGCAAAGCCATCGGCGTGGATTCGGTGGTGCAGGACAGCAGCGGCAATGCGGGCAACAGCGTGGCGGCATATTGTGCTAAAGCGGGTATTCAATGTGAAATTTTCGTGCCGGAAGGCACTTCGCCGAAGAAAATCAATATGATTGAAGCCCACGGCGCCAAAGCCAATGTGATTGCCGGCAGCCGCGACCACTGCGCCGACGTGTGCCGAGCCAAGGTGGAAAATGAAGGCATTTACTATGCGAACCACGTTTACAACCCGTTCTTCTACGAAGGCACCAAAACTTATATTTACGAAACCTTCGAACAGCTCGGACGCATTCCGAAGCACATCGTGGTACCGGTGGGCAACGGCACCCTGTTTATCGGTGTGATTAAAGGCTTGGAACACTTATTGGCAAGCGGCGCGATAAACGAAATGCCGACTATCATCGCCCTGCAAAGCGAGCATTGCGACCCGCTGTTACAAGCGGTCGAAAAAGGACAAAAATTTGCAGAAAACGTCGAGGTCAAACCGACCATCGCCGAAGGCATCGCCATCGGACAACCGATGCGAGCCGCGGAAATTTTAACCTATGCGGAAAAATACCCCGTCCGCTTCGTGCATGCGCCGGAAGATAAAATCCTCGCCGCCCGTGATATTTTGGCGAAAAAAGGCGTGTACTGCGAACACACCACCGCCGCAAATTATGCCGCCTATCTCCGCTACTGCGAACTTTACGGCACGGCGGAAGACTGCCTGATCACCATGTGCGGCGCCGGGCTGAAATCGGATCACTAA
- a CDS encoding RidA family protein, giving the protein MEMILPDQSKGHYSPAVKSNGMLYVSGQLPFNAEGKIVGDVAAQTKQALANLAQVLSAAGLSKNDVVQCRVYIPDVAYWDTVNQVYADFFGSHKPTRTIVPCGNLHYNALIEIEATAEFA; this is encoded by the coding sequence ATGGAAATGATTCTACCCGACCAAAGCAAGGGGCATTATTCGCCTGCCGTGAAATCCAATGGGATGTTATATGTTTCAGGGCAACTTCCCTTTAATGCGGAAGGAAAAATTGTCGGCGATGTTGCCGCTCAAACCAAACAGGCACTCGCCAATTTAGCCCAAGTGCTTTCCGCTGCAGGGCTTAGCAAAAATGACGTGGTGCAATGCCGTGTTTATATTCCCGATGTGGCGTATTGGGACACAGTGAATCAAGTGTATGCGGATTTCTTTGGTTCACACAAACCCACCCGCACCATCGTGCCGTGCGGTAATTTACATTACAACGCCCTTATTGAAATTGAAGCCACCGCCGAATTCGCTTAG
- a CDS encoding helix-turn-helix transcriptional regulator, whose protein sequence is MNPILTPYISMADMLVETFGKSCEVVLHDLNDPEHSVVYVAGEVTHRKLGQNFEHLVKEVMLSDKLNNDYVANYYFEAKGKLIRSSTQLIFDQNHQLVGALCINIDTTPITDQIAYLNALLPNLNPPKQAEQTAELPLSEMVENLMEKILNGRSAEAMTRDEKIEKVRFMEQKGLFLMKGSIEKAAEKLGVNKVTIYSYLDEVRGKR, encoded by the coding sequence ATGAACCCGATTCTTACCCCTTATATTTCCATGGCGGATATGCTGGTTGAAACCTTTGGCAAAAGTTGCGAGGTGGTTTTGCACGATTTAAATGATCCTGAACATTCTGTGGTATATGTGGCCGGAGAGGTGACACATCGCAAGCTTGGGCAGAACTTTGAGCACTTAGTGAAGGAGGTGATGTTATCCGATAAGCTCAATAATGATTATGTCGCCAACTACTATTTTGAAGCCAAAGGCAAACTGATTCGCTCCTCTACACAATTAATTTTTGATCAAAACCATCAATTAGTCGGGGCGTTGTGTATCAATATCGATACCACGCCGATTACCGATCAAATTGCCTATTTAAACGCTTTGTTGCCCAATTTAAATCCGCCGAAACAGGCGGAACAAACAGCGGAATTGCCGCTTTCCGAAATGGTGGAAAACCTGATGGAGAAAATTTTAAACGGACGCTCGGCGGAAGCGATGACCCGTGATGAAAAAATAGAGAAAGTCCGTTTTATGGAGCAAAAAGGGTTGTTTTTAATGAAAGGCAGCATTGAGAAAGCCGCCGAAAAACTGGGGGTCAATAAAGTGACCATTTATAGTTATTTAGACGAAGTAAGAGGAAAACGTTGA
- a CDS encoding ATP-binding protein, which produces MKKDLIYRKRYLERVRPFIGKSLIKVFTGQRRVGKSYLLFQIMQEIQAGDSQANIIYINKEDLAFSHLKTAQDLAEFVLGEKKSGQKNYVFIDEIQEISEFDTALRSLLLDDDLDLYCTGSNAHLLSRDIAGSLSGRAIEINVHSLSYFEFLEFMRLEDGDKAMSQFLKYGGLPYLKDLPLQDNIVFEYLRNIYSTIAIRDIVNRYALRNVQFLEQLTQFFASNIGNLFSAKKISDFLKSQKINANTVQVQNYAEYLANAFLIHKVPRYDIEGKRLFEIGEKYYFEDLGLRNALIGYQVQDRGKLLENTIFNHLQIAGYDVKIGGLGTQEIDFIAEKDGERIYVQATLTINEEKTLEREFGNLLKIQDNYPKYVVTMDEFEGNTFEGVECLSLKGFLSILNK; this is translated from the coding sequence ATGAAAAAAGATCTCATCTACCGCAAACGCTACTTGGAGCGGGTACGCCCGTTTATCGGCAAATCGCTGATTAAAGTGTTCACAGGGCAGCGCCGTGTGGGCAAAAGCTATTTGCTGTTTCAGATTATGCAGGAAATTCAAGCCGGCGACAGCCAAGCCAATATCATTTATATCAACAAGGAAGATTTGGCTTTTTCGCATCTCAAAACCGCACAGGATTTGGCGGAATTTGTGCTTGGCGAGAAAAAGAGCGGTCAAAAAAATTATGTTTTTATTGATGAAATTCAAGAAATTAGCGAATTTGACACCGCACTTCGTTCATTACTGTTAGATGACGATCTGGATTTATATTGCACCGGCAGCAATGCCCATTTGCTTTCACGGGATATTGCAGGCAGTCTGAGCGGTCGAGCGATTGAAATCAACGTGCATTCGCTTTCTTACTTTGAATTTTTGGAATTTATGCGACTGGAAGACGGCGATAAAGCGATGTCGCAGTTCCTGAAATACGGCGGTTTGCCTTATTTGAAAGATTTGCCGTTACAAGACAATATCGTATTTGAGTATTTGCGCAACATCTATTCCACCATTGCCATACGTGATATCGTGAACCGCTATGCCTTGCGTAATGTGCAGTTTTTAGAACAGCTCACGCAATTTTTCGCCAGCAACATCGGCAACCTGTTTTCGGCGAAAAAAATCAGCGATTTTCTCAAATCGCAAAAAATCAATGCCAATACCGTGCAAGTACAAAACTACGCCGAATACCTTGCCAACGCCTTTTTAATCCACAAAGTGCCACGCTATGACATTGAAGGCAAACGCCTTTTTGAAATCGGCGAGAAATACTATTTTGAAGATTTAGGCTTACGCAACGCCTTAATCGGTTATCAAGTGCAAGACCGTGGCAAGTTGCTCGAAAACACCATTTTCAACCACCTGCAAATCGCAGGTTACGATGTCAAAATCGGCGGACTTGGCACACAAGAAATCGACTTCATCGCCGAAAAAGACGGCGAACGCATTTACGTGCAAGCCACACTGACGATTAACGAAGAAAAAACGCTGGAACGAGAATTTGGCAACCTGCTAAAAATTCAAGACAACTACCCGAAATATGTGGTGACGATGGACGAATTTGAGGGCAATACGTTTGAAGGGGTGGAATGTTTGAGTTTGAAGGGGTTTTTGAGTATTTTGAATAAATAA
- a CDS encoding rhodanese-like domain-containing protein: MKKLTLTLLAALVWASPMISVAAETERAVERSEQARAIWIDVRTPEEFAEGHIEGAVNLPFDQIGARIHEVTADKNAPIHLYCRSGRRSGLALETLKAQGYTNLVNRGGYRDLLVQNIR, translated from the coding sequence ATGAAAAAACTGACTTTGACATTATTAGCGGCGCTGGTGTGGGCTTCGCCGATGATTTCCGTCGCGGCGGAAACCGAACGGGCGGTAGAACGGAGCGAACAGGCGCGGGCAATTTGGATTGACGTGCGTACGCCCGAAGAATTCGCCGAAGGGCATATCGAAGGGGCGGTAAATCTGCCGTTCGATCAGATCGGAGCGCGTATTCACGAGGTGACGGCGGATAAAAACGCGCCGATTCATTTATACTGCCGTTCAGGACGCCGTTCGGGGCTGGCGCTGGAAACCCTGAAAGCGCAGGGTTATACCAACTTGGTTAATCGGGGCGGTTATCGGGATTTGTTGGTCCAAAATATTCGATAA
- a CDS encoding B3/B4 domain-containing protein — MKFKIAAEIFEKLPHFCAGVVVVKGFDNRKHYPEIDALLEQAVAAAEQRFADVKVKESPLITPYRNAFQALDINPNKFQCSAEALFTRIAKGKGLPHINPLVDLNNAVSLTYTLPMGTHDLGISPQDIEMRPAKDSDRFIPFGATESENVPTGEVVYAVDNQVRTRRWTWRQSEVGKIGADTHYVFFPIDGFIGVNDDSVRQAASALAEMLEKLGAGKVKTGFVDKANPEMDLSLDE, encoded by the coding sequence ATGAAATTTAAAATTGCCGCAGAAATCTTTGAAAAACTCCCGCACTTTTGCGCCGGGGTCGTGGTGGTGAAAGGGTTTGACAACCGCAAACATTACCCCGAAATCGACGCCTTACTGGAACAAGCCGTGGCCGCCGCCGAACAGCGGTTCGCCGACGTTAAAGTGAAAGAAAGCCCGCTGATTACCCCCTACCGCAACGCCTTTCAGGCTCTCGACATTAACCCCAATAAATTTCAGTGTTCGGCGGAAGCGCTGTTCACCCGCATCGCCAAAGGCAAGGGGCTGCCGCATATTAACCCGCTGGTGGATTTAAACAATGCCGTTTCCCTTACCTATACCCTGCCGATGGGTACGCACGATTTAGGCATTTCGCCACAGGATATTGAAATGCGCCCTGCCAAAGACAGCGACCGCTTTATTCCTTTCGGCGCAACGGAAAGCGAAAACGTACCGACAGGAGAAGTAGTTTATGCGGTGGATAATCAGGTACGAACCCGCCGCTGGACATGGCGTCAAAGCGAAGTCGGCAAAATCGGCGCCGATACGCACTATGTGTTTTTCCCTATCGACGGCTTTATCGGCGTAAACGACGACAGCGTGCGACAAGCCGCTTCCGCACTGGCAGAAATGTTGGAAAAACTGGGGGCTGGCAAAGTGAAAACCGGTTTTGTGGATAAAGCCAATCCGGAGATGGATTTAAGCTTAGATGAATGA
- a CDS encoding CitMHS family transporter, with translation MFLGVVGMLMIVVIVWALIQSKTHPVPIFVIVPIIAALICGFTPVEIFGFIKDGVSKTWSTAVLFIFSIVYFSLMGDVGLFDPMVNWLAKKAGNNIMLVTIATSLISVVAHLDGALASTLLITIPAMLPVYKKLHIRPVVLLCIIGASMSIMNLVPWGGPVARTGVVLSADVNELWKELIPLQIVGLIILVIFAGYMGLIEKRRGAGINPTGKAAELDETLVPTDSGTSKADLEAMKRPKLLWFNALLTLVVIGLLCFTKIPLYGAFMFGLAVALIVNFPGSKAQAKAIKVHADTALTMPMILLASGIFLGVLSGTKMMENMAMLLISVIPNAIGGHLQDVFGILGLPIGMLLGTDSYFFGLMPLAIGVGEQFGVSGQDMAMAMLISKNYGVLVTPHAATTFLACGLAGVEIKDMLKFCAPRLWVLSLISLACGAALGLFAL, from the coding sequence ATGTTTTTAGGTGTTGTTGGTATGTTAATGATTGTGGTCATTGTTTGGGCATTGATTCAATCAAAAACCCATCCGGTGCCGATATTTGTTATTGTACCGATTATCGCCGCATTGATTTGCGGTTTCACGCCGGTAGAAATTTTCGGTTTTATCAAAGACGGCGTATCAAAAACCTGGTCTACTGCGGTACTGTTCATTTTCTCCATCGTTTACTTCTCTTTAATGGGCGACGTCGGTTTATTTGATCCGATGGTAAACTGGTTAGCGAAAAAAGCCGGTAACAACATTATGTTGGTTACTATTGCAACCTCGTTAATTTCCGTTGTCGCCCATTTGGACGGCGCGTTAGCTTCCACCTTGTTGATTACCATTCCCGCTATGTTACCGGTTTATAAAAAACTGCATATACGGCCGGTGGTACTGCTATGTATTATCGGGGCCTCGATGAGTATTATGAACCTGGTGCCATGGGGCGGTCCGGTTGCCCGTACCGGTGTGGTATTAAGTGCCGATGTAAACGAATTATGGAAAGAATTAATTCCGTTACAAATTGTCGGTTTGATTATTTTGGTTATTTTTGCCGGTTATATGGGGTTAATCGAAAAACGTCGCGGCGCGGGCATCAACCCGACAGGAAAAGCGGCGGAACTGGACGAAACACTGGTGCCGACCGACAGCGGTACATCAAAAGCGGATTTAGAAGCGATGAAACGTCCGAAACTACTTTGGTTTAATGCTTTATTAACCCTTGTCGTTATCGGTTTACTCTGCTTTACTAAAATCCCTCTGTACGGCGCGTTCATGTTCGGTTTGGCGGTAGCGTTGATCGTTAATTTCCCGGGCTCCAAAGCGCAAGCGAAAGCGATTAAAGTCCATGCGGATACCGCATTGACCATGCCGATGATTTTATTAGCTTCCGGTATTTTCCTCGGTGTATTAAGCGGCACTAAAATGATGGAAAATATGGCAATGCTCTTAATCAGCGTTATACCGAACGCTATCGGCGGCCACTTACAAGACGTATTCGGTATCTTAGGTTTACCAATCGGTATGCTGTTAGGTACGGACTCTTACTTCTTCGGCTTAATGCCGTTGGCTATCGGGGTCGGTGAACAATTCGGCGTAAGCGGTCAGGATATGGCGATGGCGATGTTGATATCCAAAAACTACGGTGTGTTGGTAACACCGCATGCGGCAACCACATTCTTAGCCTGTGGTTTGGCCGGTGTTGAAATCAAGGATATGCTGAAATTCTGTGCCCCGCGTCTTTGGGTGTTATCACTCATTTCGTTAGCCTGCGGCGCAGCGTTAGGATTATTTGCGCTGTAA
- a CDS encoding SDR family oxidoreductase, translating to MNNIVNKIVIITGASSGIGEATAYKLAEQGAKLVLGARREDKLKAIVNNIKGKGGEAVYRVTDVVKPEDNGALVDLAKREFGRVDAIFLNAGLMPNSPLSALETDNWNQMVDVNIKGVLNGIAAVLPTFEAQKSGHVLATSSVAGLKVYPGGSVYCGTKWAVKAIMEGLRMESAQAGTNIRTATIYPAAVQSELVAGITDKNTSQGYRQLYDTYEIPAERVASVVAFALNQPDDTNVSEFTIGPTTQPW from the coding sequence ATGAACAACATCGTAAACAAAATCGTGATTATTACCGGCGCTTCGTCAGGTATCGGCGAAGCTACGGCTTATAAATTAGCGGAGCAGGGCGCAAAATTAGTGCTGGGCGCCCGTCGCGAAGATAAACTTAAAGCTATTGTGAACAACATCAAAGGCAAGGGCGGGGAAGCGGTATACCGTGTGACGGACGTAGTGAAACCCGAGGATAACGGCGCATTGGTAGACTTGGCTAAACGTGAGTTCGGTAGGGTGGATGCGATTTTCTTAAACGCAGGGTTAATGCCTAATTCTCCGCTTTCCGCACTTGAAACAGACAACTGGAATCAAATGGTGGATGTGAATATCAAAGGCGTGTTAAACGGTATTGCAGCGGTGTTGCCGACCTTTGAAGCGCAAAAATCAGGGCATGTATTGGCGACATCTTCCGTAGCGGGTTTAAAAGTATATCCGGGCGGTTCGGTTTATTGCGGGACAAAATGGGCAGTGAAAGCCATTATGGAAGGTCTGCGTATGGAATCGGCTCAGGCAGGTACCAACATTCGCACCGCAACCATTTATCCGGCGGCGGTTCAATCAGAATTAGTGGCAGGTATTACCGACAAAAACACGTCGCAAGGCTATCGTCAGCTTTACGATACTTACGAAATTCCCGCCGAACGCGTGGCGAGTGTAGTGGCGTTTGCGCTGAATCAGCCGGACGATACTAACGTGAGCGAATTTACCATCGGTCCGACTACGCAACCTTGGTAA
- a CDS encoding NAD(P)H-dependent oxidoreductase: MNRRELLKAGVALAVATTIPMSATAKTPSKKTLVIVSHPYPDRSIFIKGLQQAAESVQGITVRNLESIYGFDSRAINADEEYRLMQAHERVVFIFPTHWFNITPMLKTYLNDVWDSVGPDLWKGKEMLVVSTAAGGSSTYGKNGRVGVELADVFLPMKATALHCGMTYLQPLVFQGVSRSELPNYQKQLIERLTQ, from the coding sequence ATGAATCGTCGAGAATTATTAAAAGCCGGCGTAGCATTAGCCGTAGCGACAACTATTCCAATGTCAGCGACAGCAAAAACGCCAAGCAAGAAAACCTTGGTAATTGTGTCGCACCCATACCCTGATCGCTCAATTTTTATTAAAGGCTTGCAACAAGCGGCGGAGAGCGTGCAAGGCATCACCGTGCGTAATTTGGAAAGCATTTACGGTTTCGACAGTCGAGCCATTAACGCCGATGAAGAATACCGTTTAATGCAGGCGCACGAACGTGTCGTATTTATCTTTCCAACCCACTGGTTCAATATTACGCCAATGCTGAAAACTTATCTAAACGATGTTTGGGACAGTGTTGGTCCTGATTTATGGAAGGGCAAAGAAATGCTGGTGGTATCTACAGCGGCGGGCGGTAGTTCGACCTACGGTAAAAACGGACGTGTAGGCGTAGAACTTGCCGATGTATTTCTACCGATGAAAGCCACCGCTTTGCATTGCGGAATGACTTATCTGCAGCCATTAGTGTTCCAAGGCGTGAGCCGTAGCGAATTGCCGAATTATCAGAAACAGTTAATTGAACGACTTACTCAATAA
- a CDS encoding aldo/keto reductase — MLSRRQTLKTLAGALALILLPNAVIKAADSAGQIFHPFDFKKRTVKLNNGIEMPIIGIGVWTLTPEQTEKSVGEALKAGYRLIDTARMYRNEQAVGRAVRDSGIPREEIFITTKIYGSGDYANAEAAINERLRLLDTDYIDLLLLHYPDQNDTKAWKVMEQFVKAGKIRAIGLSNYHRKTFNRIMQAATITPAVVQNEVHIYNQDKQTKAFLRNYGTQMEAWYPLGGRNSYGNGGKDVLFADPTIVSLAKKYAKSPAQVLLRWQLQAGNIAIPGSSNPAHIRENIDIFDFALSDDEMATLSRLDKKSKFSVFGGE, encoded by the coding sequence ATGTTATCCCGACGTCAAACCCTTAAAACTTTAGCCGGCGCACTGGCTTTAATCTTGTTGCCGAATGCTGTGATTAAAGCGGCGGATTCGGCGGGTCAAATCTTCCATCCCTTTGATTTTAAAAAACGTACTGTGAAACTGAACAACGGTATCGAAATGCCGATTATCGGTATCGGGGTGTGGACATTAACGCCGGAGCAGACGGAAAAATCCGTCGGTGAAGCATTAAAAGCAGGCTATCGACTGATCGATACGGCACGTATGTATCGCAACGAACAAGCGGTAGGACGTGCGGTGCGTGATTCAGGCATTCCCCGCGAAGAGATTTTTATTACGACTAAAATCTACGGTAGCGGCGATTATGCTAATGCCGAAGCGGCAATCAACGAACGTTTGCGTTTACTTGATACGGACTACATTGATTTGTTGCTGTTGCACTATCCCGACCAAAATGACACAAAGGCTTGGAAAGTCATGGAACAATTCGTTAAAGCGGGCAAAATACGTGCTATCGGTTTATCCAATTATCACCGCAAAACCTTTAACCGTATTATGCAAGCGGCAACCATTACGCCTGCCGTGGTACAGAATGAAGTGCATATCTATAATCAGGACAAACAGACTAAAGCGTTTCTGAGAAATTACGGAACCCAAATGGAAGCTTGGTATCCGTTAGGAGGACGCAATAGTTACGGTAACGGTGGCAAAGATGTCCTGTTTGCCGATCCGACAATCGTTTCACTGGCGAAAAAATATGCAAAAAGCCCGGCGCAAGTCTTACTGCGCTGGCAACTGCAAGCAGGCAATATTGCCATTCCCGGTTCAAGTAATCCCGCCCATATTCGTGAAAATATCGATATTTTCGATTTTGCGTTAAGTGATGACGAAATGGCGACGCTTAGCCGCTTGGATAAGAAAAGCAAGTTTTCCGTTTTCGGCGGTGAATAA
- a CDS encoding carboxymuconolactone decarboxylase family protein has product MKLAKTFLFLTALFLPTAILAADIQPAIENTQGVKYMTLSARQFSLAQIGALTANGDTENLKIAVNTALNNGLTINEIQDAMVQLYAYTGFPRSLNALGVLSQAVKERQDKGEKTEWGKTATSLPANTDMLALGSKTQTELTGQKVDLSALSPDIDRYLKTHLFGDIFASDLLNWQERELITVAALSHMQGTQSQLEAHETISKKNGITDTQIQAVKSVALPALSQFPIGAKNDAYAQYFVGQSYLAPISTEQVKIFNVTFEPACRNNWHTHRATKGGGQMLIVTAGRGYYQEWGKPAQALNPGDVVHIPANVKHWHGAARDSWFQHLAVELDGENTSNEWHEPVSEADYEKLK; this is encoded by the coding sequence ATGAAACTCGCAAAAACCTTTCTTTTTCTAACCGCGCTTTTCCTGCCAACGGCAATTCTTGCCGCTGACATTCAGCCTGCCATTGAAAACACACAAGGAGTAAAATACATGACACTTTCCGCTCGTCAATTCAGTTTGGCACAAATCGGCGCACTTACCGCCAACGGCGATACTGAAAATTTAAAAATTGCCGTTAATACGGCGTTAAATAACGGTTTAACCATCAACGAAATTCAAGATGCGATGGTACAACTTTATGCCTATACCGGCTTTCCGCGTAGCTTGAATGCCCTGGGCGTATTGTCACAAGCAGTAAAAGAACGGCAGGATAAAGGTGAGAAAACCGAGTGGGGCAAAACTGCAACGTCACTGCCGGCAAACACGGATATGTTAGCTTTAGGCAGTAAAACACAAACTGAATTAACAGGGCAAAAGGTCGATCTTTCCGCTCTTTCGCCGGATATTGACCGTTACCTGAAAACCCATTTGTTCGGCGATATTTTTGCCAGCGATTTGTTGAATTGGCAAGAACGGGAATTGATTACCGTTGCTGCTTTAAGCCATATGCAAGGTACACAGAGCCAATTGGAAGCGCATGAAACTATCAGCAAGAAAAACGGCATAACCGATACGCAAATCCAAGCGGTGAAGTCCGTTGCCTTGCCTGCTCTCAGCCAGTTTCCGATTGGAGCAAAAAATGATGCCTATGCCCAATATTTTGTCGGACAAAGTTATCTTGCGCCCATTTCTACTGAGCAGGTGAAAATCTTTAATGTTACTTTTGAACCTGCCTGCCGTAACAACTGGCACACCCACCGTGCCACCAAAGGCGGCGGACAAATGCTGATTGTGACCGCAGGACGGGGCTATTATCAGGAATGGGGTAAACCGGCGCAAGCACTCAATCCCGGCGATGTCGTGCATATTCCCGCCAACGTTAAACACTGGCACGGCGCGGCAAGAGATTCATGGTTCCAACATTTAGCCGTTGAACTTGACGGTGAAAACACCAGTAACGAATGGCATGAACCCGTATCGGAGGCGGATTATGAAAAATTAAAATAG